In Treponema vincentii, a single window of DNA contains:
- the dcm gene encoding DNA (cytosine-5-)-methyltransferase, protein MKRELEVYSLKQFADLLSVSKDTLRRWDNSGKLKARRNGISGYRFYTEKELKICEQLELYLPDVRDADNTVIPNKHYTSIELFAGAGGLALGLEEAGLHHIMLNEVDHAACETLRKNRPHWNVIEGDIHDIDFSIYHGKADVVTGGFPCQAFSYAGKKLGFEDTRGTLFFEWARAVKEIQPKICIGENVRGLLSHDNGKTIKGMTDVLTELGYTVLPPQILKAIYYKVPQKRERMILVGIRNDISTEFFYPKPSRHIYTLKDALKKGSLFDCDVPESEGEKYPEKKRKVLELVPPGGYWRDLPIGIQKEYMKGSYYLGGGKTGMARRISWNEPCLTLTCAPAQKQTERCHPNETRPFTVREYARIQTFPDHWEFTGSMTNQYKQIGNAVPVNLAKEVGYSVVDFLNRYYQSQQKQTMRKNIEYKTEKTAI, encoded by the coding sequence ATGAAAAGAGAATTAGAGGTATATTCCCTTAAACAATTTGCAGATTTACTATCTGTTTCCAAAGACACACTGAGGCGTTGGGATAACTCAGGAAAACTAAAAGCTAGGAGAAATGGAATTTCCGGATATAGATTTTATACGGAAAAAGAACTGAAAATTTGTGAACAATTAGAATTGTATTTACCGGATGTAAGAGATGCTGATAATACAGTAATTCCGAATAAGCATTATACATCTATAGAACTTTTTGCAGGAGCGGGAGGGCTCGCACTTGGACTAGAGGAAGCAGGGTTGCATCATATCATGCTAAATGAAGTTGATCATGCCGCTTGTGAAACTTTGCGAAAAAACCGCCCTCATTGGAATGTTATTGAAGGCGATATTCATGATATAGATTTTTCGATATACCATGGAAAAGCAGATGTGGTAACAGGAGGGTTCCCTTGTCAAGCCTTTAGCTATGCGGGTAAAAAATTAGGTTTTGAAGATACTCGGGGAACTCTATTTTTTGAATGGGCGCGAGCGGTAAAAGAAATTCAACCTAAAATTTGTATTGGAGAAAATGTTCGGGGGCTACTTTCTCATGACAATGGAAAAACAATTAAAGGAATGACGGATGTTCTTACTGAACTGGGTTACACAGTTTTACCCCCCCAAATTTTAAAAGCGATTTATTATAAAGTTCCTCAAAAAAGAGAACGAATGATTTTAGTTGGCATAAGAAATGATATTTCAACCGAATTTTTTTATCCAAAACCAAGTAGACACATCTATACACTAAAAGATGCCTTAAAAAAAGGATCCTTATTTGATTGTGATGTCCCGGAATCGGAAGGAGAAAAATATCCTGAAAAGAAAAGAAAAGTTTTAGAATTAGTTCCTCCCGGAGGTTACTGGAGAGATTTGCCTATAGGAATTCAAAAAGAATACATGAAAGGTAGTTACTACTTAGGCGGTGGAAAAACAGGTATGGCGCGAAGGATTTCTTGGAATGAACCCTGTTTAACATTAACATGTGCACCAGCTCAAAAACAGACAGAACGCTGCCACCCCAATGAAACGCGTCCCTTTACTGTAAGAGAATATGCTCGTATTCAAACATTTCCTGACCATTGGGAATTTACAGGTTCAATGACAAACCAATACAAACAAATTGGAAATGCTGTTCCTGTAAATTTAGCAAAAGAAGTTGGCTACTCTGTTGTAGATTTTTTAAATCGTTATTATCAAAGTCAACAAAAACAAACAATGCGTAAAAATATTGAATACAAGACAGAAAAAACTGCTATCTAA
- a CDS encoding PmeII family type II restriction endonuclease: MDINKKAEILEKSKEWFKTSIMEQHQVNTQKLTSIKKFNVNPFLASYLAHFLTGNGKPESLAKALIYPRVLGTSINTTFGTGIQKFTTEVLSSFASTASGMDIEFDDAIDGSHKYCQLKAGPNTINKDDVETIANHFKKVKHLARTNSLKIGFDDLIVGVIYGSPEELSTHYKSLTKDHDISVLVGKDFWYHLTGEENFYFELIKTIDSVVSASNFKDELDEVIQQLAQTQEIIALSES, from the coding sequence ATGGATATCAATAAGAAAGCGGAGATCCTAGAAAAATCAAAAGAGTGGTTTAAAACCAGTATAATGGAGCAACACCAAGTAAACACACAAAAACTAACTTCAATTAAAAAATTTAATGTGAATCCGTTTCTTGCATCCTATTTGGCTCATTTTCTTACCGGTAATGGAAAACCGGAAAGCCTTGCAAAAGCTTTAATTTATCCCCGTGTGCTTGGAACTTCAATAAATACAACGTTTGGCACAGGTATTCAAAAATTTACAACGGAGGTACTTTCCTCTTTTGCAAGTACGGCAAGCGGAATGGATATTGAATTTGACGATGCAATAGACGGTTCTCATAAATATTGTCAATTAAAAGCAGGTCCAAATACAATAAATAAGGATGATGTGGAAACGATTGCAAATCATTTTAAAAAAGTAAAACATTTAGCGAGAACAAATTCTTTAAAAATCGGATTTGATGATTTAATTGTAGGAGTTATTTATGGATCCCCTGAAGAATTGAGTACGCACTATAAAAGCCTCACAAAAGACCATGACATTTCGGTTCTTGTCGGTAAAGATTTCTGGTATCATTTGACTGGCGAAGAAAATTTTTATTTTGAATTAATAAAGACTATTGATTCTGTTGTTTCTGCAAGCAACTTCAAAGACGAACTAGATGAAGTTATACAACAATTAGCACAGACACAAGAAATTATAGCTCTTTCCGAATCATAA
- a CDS encoding B3/4 domain-containing protein, translating to MKFIMDESMSALGIKSIVVGIAKNVDPQATLSDAFLKKQKEMEEWALKCDIDEIFNHPVIQGYTDMLQSVGRSIKKYMPTVPALIRNIQHRGSIPHINSVIDIYNVESLRSLLAIGGHDLGKVDGQIEFAVSKNEDVFLPILSTEKHVAKTDYMYRDLKGIMAWLDVRDGENYKFDDKTKNAIFIIQGNANTSVEMRVEALKRIQSDLAECMPQLEFDIQVIEG from the coding sequence ATGAAATTTATTATGGACGAAAGTATGTCAGCACTGGGAATTAAAAGCATTGTGGTCGGCATTGCAAAAAATGTAGATCCACAGGCGACGTTATCCGATGCATTTTTAAAAAAGCAAAAAGAAATGGAAGAATGGGCATTAAAGTGCGATATTGATGAAATATTTAATCATCCTGTCATTCAGGGATACACCGATATGCTGCAAAGTGTCGGGCGCAGCATCAAAAAATATATGCCGACCGTGCCGGCTCTTATCCGAAACATTCAACACCGTGGTTCTATCCCGCATATCAATAGTGTTATCGACATTTATAATGTCGAATCATTGCGTTCGCTTTTGGCAATAGGCGGGCATGATCTTGGAAAGGTAGACGGACAGATAGAATTTGCCGTCAGTAAAAATGAAGATGTGTTCTTGCCTATCCTATCGACGGAAAAGCATGTCGCAAAGACCGATTATATGTACCGCGACCTCAAAGGAATTATGGCGTGGTTGGATGTCCGCGATGGGGAAAACTATAAATTTGATGACAAAACAAAAAACGCAATCTTTATTATTCAGGGAAATGCCAACACTTCCGTAGAAATGCGTGTAGAAGCGCTCAAACGGATTCAAAGCGATTTAGCGGAGTGTATGCCTCAGCTGGAATTTGATATACAGGTTATCGAAGGTTAA
- a CDS encoding DNA alkylation repair protein codes for MRTQIEAIQHKLLAMQDTAYRDFNAKLIPTVDPKLMIGIRTPLLRKFAKDLFKTEPKQAAAFMQTLPHRYFEENNLHAFLIENIKDFDTAITETERFLPFIDNWATCDSFAPRLFKKYSNEVYQKILIWIRSPRTYTVRYAINLLLSNYLDDRFKPEMLKLVASVKSDEYYINMMIAWYFSFALIKQYDAALPYIKKQTLAPFTHNKTIQKAIESRRISPETKDYLRTLKV; via the coding sequence ATGCGAACACAGATAGAGGCCATACAACATAAGCTTTTAGCGATGCAAGATACGGCATATAGGGATTTTAATGCAAAACTTATTCCCACCGTTGATCCGAAACTCATGATTGGGATACGGACGCCTCTTTTACGGAAATTTGCGAAAGACCTGTTTAAGACGGAACCGAAGCAGGCTGCCGCTTTTATGCAAACCCTTCCGCATCGGTATTTTGAAGAAAACAATCTTCACGCATTCCTCATCGAAAATATCAAAGACTTTGATACCGCCATAACCGAAACGGAACGGTTTTTACCGTTTATCGACAACTGGGCAACCTGCGACAGTTTTGCACCGCGCCTCTTTAAAAAATATTCTAATGAGGTATATCAAAAAATTTTGATATGGATACGGTCGCCCCGTACTTATACCGTCCGCTATGCCATCAATCTCTTGTTGTCGAATTACCTTGATGACCGATTTAAACCGGAAATGCTCAAACTCGTTGCCAGCGTCAAATCGGATGAGTATTACATCAATATGATGATTGCGTGGTATTTCAGTTTTGCGCTAATTAAACAGTACGACGCCGCGCTCCCCTATATCAAAAAGCAAACGCTTGCCCCCTTTACCCACAACAAAACCATCCAAAAAGCGATAGAGAGCCGCCGGATTTCTCCGGAAACAAAGGACTACTTACGGACGTTGAAAGTGTAA
- a CDS encoding TraB/GumN family protein, which produces MNQTLKRITLNDKEIILLGTAHISKESIDDVERCIRDEHPDCVCVELDEQRYKALTDEKRWQELDIVEVLKTGKGFLLLANLVLAAFQKRIGADVGVKPGDEMKAAITAAKELSIKTELVDRPIHITLKRAWAKNNLWGKSKLLATLLSSAFSTEKLSADEIEALKDKSEMDSMMTEMAEYLPQVKEALIDERDRYLATKIWNAAGKKTVAVLGAGHLEGTAAYLEKLQSGTAPNDVSDIADVPPKSGFAKISGWILPALIVLLIAAGFMKGGVAASSALLVRWLLWNGSLAALGTLLALGHPLSIITGFLGAPLATLNPFIGVGLFTGIVQAWVRKPQVADMENLTTDVTSIKGWYKNKIAHILLIFLLSSLGGAIGNFIAVPALVSGLL; this is translated from the coding sequence ATGAATCAAACATTGAAACGCATTACTTTAAATGATAAAGAAATCATCCTACTTGGAACGGCGCATATTTCAAAAGAAAGCATCGATGATGTTGAGCGATGTATTCGCGATGAACACCCCGACTGCGTTTGTGTAGAATTGGATGAACAGCGATACAAAGCGCTTACCGATGAAAAGCGGTGGCAGGAACTCGATATTGTCGAAGTGCTGAAAACCGGAAAAGGTTTTTTGCTGCTTGCTAATCTCGTGCTTGCTGCTTTTCAGAAACGGATCGGCGCCGATGTCGGGGTTAAGCCGGGGGATGAAATGAAGGCGGCTATTACCGCCGCAAAAGAACTTTCGATTAAAACGGAGCTTGTTGACCGTCCGATTCACATCACGCTCAAACGGGCATGGGCAAAGAACAACTTGTGGGGTAAGTCGAAGCTTTTGGCAACGCTGCTTAGCAGCGCTTTTTCTACCGAAAAACTCAGCGCGGATGAAATTGAAGCGCTGAAAGACAAAAGCGAAATGGACAGCATGATGACGGAAATGGCGGAATATTTGCCGCAGGTAAAGGAAGCCCTCATCGACGAGCGCGATCGCTATTTGGCGACAAAAATATGGAATGCGGCGGGAAAGAAAACCGTTGCGGTTTTAGGCGCGGGACACCTCGAAGGCACCGCCGCCTATCTTGAAAAACTGCAAAGCGGAACAGCGCCGAACGATGTAAGCGATATTGCGGATGTACCGCCGAAAAGCGGTTTTGCAAAAATTTCCGGCTGGATATTACCGGCGCTGATTGTACTGCTTATTGCAGCGGGATTTATGAAAGGCGGCGTCGCAGCGTCAAGCGCGTTGCTGGTACGCTGGCTGCTCTGGAACGGAAGCCTTGCCGCACTCGGAACACTGCTCGCGCTTGGTCATCCGTTAAGCATCATCACCGGCTTCTTAGGCGCCCCGCTCGCAACCCTTAACCCGTTTATCGGAGTCGGCTTATTTACCGGCATTGTTCAAGCATGGGTGCGGAAACCGCAGGTCGCCGACATGGAGAACCTAACCACCGATGTAACGAGCATCAAGGGATGGTATAAAAACAAAATAGCGCACATCCTGCTGATCTTCCTTTTATCCAGCCTCGGCGGAGCAATCGGTAACTTTATCGCAGTCCCCGCACTGGTAAGCGGCTTATTATAA
- a CDS encoding tetratricopeptide repeat protein, whose amino-acid sequence MKLSHFFDTLPEEDRASLSIRNLKVAVLISTGRIKDAEATAKALEKQYPSDLNVLYTMTMVAQAKNDKKMRRTYLKKILKLDPDNIQALQEEGVDLYDQRSYKEAGKIFNKILQKHPNDIQALIWCGKVYYLDNKMPEAEQCYTTVLKYQPKNSLAIAELARIKSETNRMAEAIADIQKATELEPDAAPHWTDLGSYNLQIGRKEEARAAFKRAIELVPDSYFVHIYLAGLNDDLGNKEDAIKHYKKVTELYPQYYYAYEGLGILLFEKNDWEGARAAFVNALRYAPTNTYYALSATVCSYKLNKKAEAKDFMSKYLKTIDRTKRETDYYLCRLFVDFAGDSDANNRITKEKDETERLRKFFYLAEFYRLAGKGHLAEKFLLEIKTTPTPTFFEYRLAISELTTNPDTSTKK is encoded by the coding sequence ATGAAGCTATCGCACTTTTTTGACACTTTACCCGAAGAAGACAGAGCTTCTCTTTCCATACGGAATTTAAAGGTAGCCGTACTCATTTCAACCGGACGGATAAAGGATGCGGAAGCAACGGCAAAAGCATTGGAAAAGCAATATCCCAGCGACCTCAATGTACTGTATACCATGACAATGGTTGCTCAAGCAAAAAACGACAAAAAAATGCGAAGAACATATTTAAAAAAGATATTAAAACTCGATCCCGATAACATACAGGCATTACAAGAAGAGGGCGTCGATTTATACGATCAGAGAAGCTATAAAGAAGCAGGAAAGATATTCAACAAAATTTTGCAAAAACATCCGAATGATATTCAAGCGCTTATTTGGTGTGGAAAGGTTTATTATTTAGATAACAAGATGCCGGAGGCGGAGCAATGCTACACAACAGTCTTGAAGTATCAGCCGAAGAACAGCCTTGCAATTGCCGAATTGGCGCGGATAAAATCGGAGACAAATCGTATGGCGGAAGCTATTGCGGATATACAAAAAGCAACCGAATTGGAACCCGATGCCGCTCCGCATTGGACGGATCTCGGTTCTTATAATCTACAAATAGGGAGAAAAGAAGAAGCCCGTGCGGCTTTTAAGCGTGCAATCGAACTTGTCCCCGATTCCTATTTTGTTCATATTTACCTTGCAGGATTAAATGACGACCTCGGCAACAAAGAAGACGCGATAAAGCACTACAAAAAAGTAACCGAACTCTACCCGCAATATTATTATGCGTATGAAGGACTCGGGATTTTATTGTTTGAAAAAAACGATTGGGAAGGCGCTCGCGCGGCCTTTGTGAATGCCCTGCGCTATGCTCCTACGAATACCTATTATGCGTTATCCGCAACGGTATGCAGCTATAAACTGAATAAAAAAGCGGAAGCAAAAGACTTTATGTCAAAATATCTTAAAACGATAGACCGTACAAAGCGCGAAACCGATTACTATCTTTGCCGCCTTTTTGTCGACTTTGCCGGCGATAGCGATGCCAATAATCGTATTACAAAAGAAAAGGACGAAACGGAGCGCTTACGCAAGTTCTTCTATTTAGCCGAATTCTACCGACTTGCAGGAAAAGGTCATCTTGCCGAAAAGTTCCTGCTCGAAATTAAGACTACCCCAACCCCGACCTTTTTTGAATATCGACTTGCAATAAGTGAACTCACTACAAATCCTGATACCTCTACAAAAAAATAG
- the fusA gene encoding elongation factor G: MSSDISKMRNIGISAHIDSGKTTLSERILFYCDRIHTIHEVRGKDGVGAVMDNMELERERGITIQSASTQVKWKDHTINVIDTPGHVDFTIEVERSLRVLDGAILVLCSVAGVQSQSITVDRQLKRYHVPRIAFVNKCDRTGANPLKVRMQLREKLGLNAYMMQLPIGLEDKLEGVIDLVTMKALYFEGDSGTELRVAEIPAHLLDEAKKYREEMIDAASMFSDELAEAYLEGAETEEMIRAAVRAGTLKEAFVPVFLGSAYKNKGIQPLLDAVTYYLPNPTEITNKALNLDKNEEPVVLTSNPDDPVVSLGFKLEDGKYGQLTYVRIYQGTLKKGGELYNTRSRKKFKVGRLVRMNSAEMEDITEGGPGDIVALFGIECASGDTFCGGDLNYAMSSMFVPDPVISLSVTPKDKKSADQMGKALNRFTKEDPTFRTYVDPESNETIIQGMGELHLDVYIERMRREYKCEVETGMPQVAYREAISQRADFNYTHKKQTGGSGQFGRVAGFIEPTSEQDYEFVDQIKGGAIPSEFIPSCDKGFRAAVKKGTLIGFPIVGVRVTINDGQTHPVDSSDMAFQAAAIGAFREAYKKANPIVLEPIMKVSIEGPQEFQGNIFGLINQRRGIILASTEDEQFTRVDAEVPLSEMFGFSTILRSSTQGKAEYSMEFAKYGKAPQSVTEALIKAYEEKRKAEQQK, translated from the coding sequence ATGAGTAGTGATATTTCAAAAATGAGAAATATCGGTATAAGTGCGCATATCGATTCGGGAAAAACAACCCTTTCAGAGCGTATCTTGTTTTATTGCGACCGTATTCATACCATTCATGAGGTACGCGGAAAAGACGGTGTCGGCGCCGTTATGGACAATATGGAATTGGAACGGGAGCGCGGTATCACCATTCAGTCCGCATCGACACAGGTAAAATGGAAAGATCACACCATTAACGTTATCGACACTCCCGGACACGTCGACTTTACCATCGAGGTTGAGCGTTCCCTGCGCGTTTTGGATGGTGCTATTTTGGTACTGTGTTCCGTTGCCGGCGTACAGTCTCAATCTATCACCGTTGACCGCCAGTTGAAACGCTACCATGTCCCGCGTATCGCCTTTGTCAACAAGTGCGATAGAACCGGCGCCAACCCGTTAAAGGTACGGATGCAGCTGCGCGAAAAGCTCGGCTTGAACGCCTATATGATGCAGCTCCCGATCGGACTTGAAGATAAACTTGAAGGCGTTATCGACCTCGTAACGATGAAAGCGCTGTATTTTGAAGGAGACAGCGGTACCGAACTCCGTGTTGCCGAAATTCCTGCTCATCTTTTGGATGAAGCAAAAAAGTACCGCGAAGAAATGATTGATGCAGCTTCCATGTTCTCCGATGAGCTTGCGGAAGCATACCTCGAAGGAGCCGAAACGGAAGAGATGATCCGTGCAGCGGTACGCGCCGGTACGTTAAAAGAAGCTTTTGTACCGGTGTTCCTCGGTTCAGCCTATAAAAACAAAGGTATCCAGCCATTGCTCGATGCTGTAACGTACTACTTGCCCAATCCGACGGAGATTACCAACAAGGCACTCAATTTGGATAAAAACGAAGAGCCGGTTGTATTGACTTCCAACCCTGACGATCCGGTTGTTTCACTCGGCTTTAAGCTGGAAGACGGAAAATACGGTCAGTTGACGTATGTGCGTATCTATCAGGGAACGCTAAAAAAGGGCGGCGAACTGTACAATACCCGTTCACGTAAAAAGTTTAAGGTCGGACGTCTTGTCCGTATGAACTCCGCCGAAATGGAAGATATTACCGAAGGCGGCCCGGGAGACATCGTCGCGCTCTTCGGTATCGAATGCGCATCAGGCGATACGTTCTGCGGCGGAGACCTTAACTACGCGATGAGCTCTATGTTTGTGCCGGATCCGGTTATTTCGCTGTCGGTTACCCCCAAAGATAAGAAATCCGCCGACCAAATGGGCAAGGCGTTGAACCGCTTTACCAAAGAAGACCCCACGTTCCGCACGTATGTAGACCCCGAATCGAACGAAACGATTATTCAGGGTATGGGCGAACTCCACTTGGATGTATACATTGAACGAATGCGCCGCGAATACAAGTGCGAGGTAGAAACCGGTATGCCGCAGGTTGCCTACCGCGAAGCGATCAGCCAGCGTGCGGACTTTAACTACACCCATAAAAAGCAGACGGGCGGTTCCGGTCAGTTCGGCCGTGTTGCAGGCTTTATCGAACCTACCTCCGAGCAAGACTACGAGTTTGTCGATCAGATTAAGGGCGGCGCCATTCCTTCGGAATTTATTCCGTCTTGCGATAAGGGCTTTAGAGCGGCCGTTAAGAAGGGCACGCTGATTGGCTTCCCGATTGTCGGCGTGCGGGTTACCATCAACGACGGTCAAACACACCCGGTAGACTCTTCCGATATGGCATTCCAAGCTGCAGCTATCGGCGCTTTCCGCGAAGCGTATAAAAAAGCCAATCCGATTGTGCTTGAACCGATTATGAAGGTTTCTATTGAAGGCCCGCAGGAATTCCAAGGAAATATCTTTGGACTTATTAACCAACGTCGTGGTATAATATTAGCATCCACTGAGGATGAACAGTTTACCCGTGTCGATGCGGAAGTCCCGTTAAGCGAAATGTTCGGTTTTTCAACCATTTTGCGCTCTTCAACGCAGGGTAAAGCTGAATACTCAATGGAATTTGCGAAGTACGGCAAAGCTCCCCAGAGTGTTACGGAAGCATTAATTAAAGCGTATGAAGAAAAACGCAAAGCGGAACAACAAAAATAG
- a CDS encoding helix-turn-helix domain-containing protein, producing MNSCVHANEWHGTRAAIVSNTNSVTEYAIACDTPNGRMKTFHLFPGIDYALTTFEATSCDYRKEPVSNILEIAYCKSGRFECEYKSGYFTYIGEGDFAIGVLEAQTEKPYFPLGYYTGCTIIIDVKKTGTVFQNTIEGISIDLVALLQNYCPDNKCAVIKTPPMLLRIFNELYEASQECRFPSDTTNGYLRLKVLELLFLLQHYKPQKQSAAHTCFSGVYIKKIKAIKADITEHWSENPRLKDLSQKYGIGLTVMKDCFKAVYGKPIYAFQKEYKMQKAAQLLHTTEKSITEIASLIGYENPNKFSSAFKNTFGYSPREYRQDNL from the coding sequence ATGAACTCTTGTGTACACGCAAACGAATGGCACGGGACACGCGCCGCTATTGTATCTAATACCAACTCGGTAACGGAATACGCTATTGCCTGCGATACACCGAACGGGCGTATGAAAACCTTTCATTTATTCCCGGGGATCGATTATGCACTTACAACTTTTGAAGCGACCTCATGTGATTACCGAAAAGAGCCGGTGTCGAATATTCTGGAAATAGCCTATTGCAAATCAGGCAGGTTTGAATGCGAATATAAAAGCGGTTACTTTACATATATCGGGGAAGGTGATTTTGCCATCGGTGTTTTGGAAGCTCAAACGGAAAAGCCTTATTTCCCGTTAGGATATTACACCGGCTGTACAATCATTATCGATGTCAAAAAGACAGGCACGGTTTTTCAGAATACTATCGAAGGCATATCCATTGACCTAGTGGCACTACTGCAAAACTATTGTCCCGACAATAAATGCGCGGTTATTAAAACACCGCCAATGCTGCTCCGTATATTCAATGAATTATATGAAGCATCTCAAGAGTGCCGCTTTCCCTCTGATACAACAAACGGCTACCTGCGGCTGAAAGTTTTAGAGCTGTTGTTTTTATTGCAGCACTATAAACCGCAAAAGCAGTCTGCGGCACACACCTGTTTTTCAGGAGTATATATAAAAAAGATAAAAGCGATTAAAGCTGATATTACGGAACACTGGAGCGAAAATCCGCGGTTAAAAGATTTGTCGCAAAAATACGGCATCGGTTTAACGGTAATGAAAGACTGTTTTAAGGCGGTATACGGAAAACCGATTTATGCTTTCCAAAAAGAATACAAAATGCAAAAGGCGGCGCAGTTATTACACACTACGGAAAAATCGATTACGGAAATTGCCTCCCTAATTGGATACGAAAACCCGAATAAGTTTTCTTCCGCTTTTAAGAATACATTCGGATATTCTCCGCGGGAATACCGGCAGGATAATTTATAA
- a CDS encoding MptD family putative ECF transporter S component, producing the protein MEVKTDGSARLRLKDIITLSIFNIAMLVIMVIVKMVMTIAATPALDYLFYVGVMAFFCAPLYIVMSNKTAKHGTFLVTAIFCGLMMAAFGSAWFSAVMLVVGLICELLMLGNNTYKNPVRNGIGYVVYWTLYAWGSAIPLFFFKDWYLKSLGDSYTEEGKQVLIRFYGSLDMMLLIGLISAALAAVGFWVGMLFSKKHIQKAKLA; encoded by the coding sequence ATGGAAGTAAAAACAGACGGTTCGGCACGGTTGCGGTTAAAGGATATTATCACGCTTTCGATTTTTAATATTGCGATGCTGGTGATTATGGTTATCGTTAAGATGGTTATGACAATAGCGGCAACGCCTGCGCTCGATTACCTTTTTTACGTCGGCGTGATGGCTTTTTTCTGCGCACCGCTCTACATTGTTATGTCAAACAAAACAGCAAAACACGGAACATTCCTTGTAACGGCAATTTTTTGCGGATTGATGATGGCTGCGTTCGGTTCGGCATGGTTTTCTGCAGTGATGCTTGTAGTAGGGCTCATCTGCGAGCTTTTGATGCTGGGCAATAATACCTACAAAAATCCGGTGCGGAACGGTATCGGCTATGTGGTATATTGGACGCTGTACGCATGGGGTAGTGCAATTCCGCTATTCTTTTTTAAGGACTGGTACTTAAAGAGCTTAGGTGATTCATATACCGAAGAAGGCAAGCAAGTATTGATTCGCTTTTACGGTTCGCTCGATATGATGCTGCTTATCGGGTTGATTTCAGCGGCACTTGCGGCTGTAGGATTTTGGGTCGGTATGCTGTTTTCCAAAAAACATATTCAAAAAGCAAAGTTAGCGTAA
- a CDS encoding energy-coupling factor transporter transmembrane component T family protein, translated as MRNLDPRTHLAIVLCATAVWFFYERIGQMHCLCLLAGCYLLQVKEVRTAWRLCLFYTILQVLARICAPHTALLYVILHTFARSIPLVMFAAAIVKSNPSRLMASWQSLHIPKSVTIMLCMMMRFFPVLRKEMAAIREGIKARGLFPHWHDYVRHPVIVYESFFVPFTVRCLKLSAELGAAAELRGLDAPQKRSSMYAIPLSVYDYLTVGLYGTAMVLIAIV; from the coding sequence GTGCGGAATCTCGACCCTCGAACACACCTTGCTATTGTGCTGTGTGCCACGGCCGTTTGGTTTTTCTACGAGCGGATCGGACAAATGCATTGCCTGTGCCTGCTGGCAGGCTGTTATCTGCTGCAGGTAAAAGAAGTACGGACTGCGTGGCGTTTGTGCTTGTTCTATACTATTCTCCAAGTACTTGCCCGGATCTGTGCGCCGCATACAGCGCTGCTCTACGTGATTCTTCACACCTTTGCCCGCTCAATTCCGCTCGTGATGTTTGCTGCCGCCATTGTAAAAAGCAATCCGAGTAGGCTGATGGCAAGCTGGCAAAGCCTGCATATTCCTAAGTCCGTGACGATTATGCTCTGCATGATGATGCGCTTTTTTCCGGTACTGCGGAAAGAGATGGCGGCGATTCGGGAGGGGATTAAGGCACGGGGATTGTTTCCTCATTGGCATGATTATGTCCGTCATCCGGTTATTGTGTATGAAAGTTTTTTTGTACCGTTTACCGTTCGCTGTTTAAAGCTGTCGGCGGAATTGGGAGCAGCGGCTGAGCTGCGCGGCTTGGATGCTCCCCAAAAACGAAGCAGCATGTATGCCATTCCGCTGTCTGTCTACGACTACCTTACGGTTGGACTATACGGTACCGCAATGGTTCTCATTGCCATTGTGTGA